One window from the genome of Salmo salar chromosome ssa25, Ssal_v3.1, whole genome shotgun sequence encodes:
- the LOC106586807 gene encoding protein mono-ADP-ribosyltransferase PARP15-like, translated as MSVPEPENKVIKLLDKIIGKKEKICLQFLDTLKELDVNEVYPELQQWITTLDLPAQQDNFPQHWDTKPATTSVRLHLIHPGSSEYNEVQGLFRNTCPDKEIEKIERVQNPNLWKSFQIKKQDINDRNDGILNERRLFHATSHTTIAHINDHGFNRSYAGKNDALYGNGTYFAVNASYSADDEFSKPDGEGRKLMYLCRVLTGHFTKGEPGMIEPPFKDGSVIRRYDSTTNDPSNPTEFVVFHDCQAYPEYLITFLRV; from the exons ATGAGTGTCCCAGAGCCGGAGAATAAAGTCATCAAACTGCTTGATAAGATCATTGGCAAAAAGGAAAAAATATGTCTCCAGTTCCTTGATACTCTCAAAGAACTTGATGTGAATGAAGTCTACCCGGAACTTCAGCAGTGGATAACCACCTTAGACTTACCAG CTCAACAGGATAACTTCCCTCAGCATTGGGATACCAAGCCAGCCACCACTTCTGTCCGCCTCCACCTTATCCATCCAGGAAGCTCAGAGTATAATGAAGTCCAAGGCCTGTTTCGGAATACTTGTCCAGACAAGGAAATTGAAAAA ATTGAAAGGGTCCAGAACCCAAACTTGTGGAAAAGCTTCCAGATCAAGAAACAAGACATCAATGACAGGAATGATGGCATTCTCAATGAGAGACGTCTTTTCCATGCAACCAGTCACACAACCATAGCTCACATCAACGACCACGGGTTCAATCGGAGCTACGCTGGAAAAAATG ATGCACTGTATGGAAATGGCACCTACTTTGCAGTCAATGCCAGCTACTCTGCTGATGATGAATTCTCCAAGCCGGATGGTGAAGGGAGGAAGTTGATGTACTTGTGTCGTGTTCTGACTGGACACTTCACAAAGGGAGAACCAGGGATGATAGAACCTCCATTTAAAGACGGTTCAGTGATTCGGCGCTACGATAGTACGACAAACGACCCATCTAATCCAACAGAGTTCGTAGTCTTCCACGACTGTCAGGCATATCCAGAGTACTTGATCACTTTCTTAAGGGTCTAG
- the LOC106586830 gene encoding protein mono-ADP-ribosyltransferase PARP14 produces MEFLNSKKTELVQCLSTDPEYIIGKCEDIISSFKQGKDVSNQATAAEKIDLLLDEIMKKGEGSCEEFIEILKKEKEHYPGLQKHLKKNTQVSSSPTIYADRNSTVDSRIVSRNKIKKDLIMKKTIQAGGVNPSEGNLSQPPPHADLIAINNSHISNEVVTECDVDGNLDMSWTQAPPPAPVRQASQCPAQQDNFPQHWDTKPATTSVRLHLIHPGSSEYNEVQGLFRNTCPDKEIEKIERVQNPNLWKSFQNKKQEIKVKNDGVINERRLFHATSHTTIEHINNDGFNRSYAGENDALYGNGTYFAVNASYSADDEFSKPDGEGRKLMYLCRVLTGHFTKGELGMKEPPFKDGSVIRRYDSTTNDPSNPTEFVVFRDCQAYPEYLITFLRA; encoded by the exons ATGGAATTTCTGAATTCAAAGAAGACGGAACTGGTCCAGTGCTTATCAACAGACCCTGAGTATATCATTGGAAAGTGTGAAGATATTATTTCATCATTTAAACAAGGAAAAGATGTTTCCAACCAAGCCACTGCTGCAGAGAAGATTGATCTTCTTTTGGATGAAATCATGAAAAAGGGGGAGGGTTCATGTGAGGAGTTCATTGAGATTCTGAAGAAAGAGAAGGAACATTATCCAGGCcttcaaaaacatttaaaaaagaacACACAAG TGTCGTCCAGCCCAACGATTTATGCGGATCGCAACAGCACTGTTGATTCCCGAATAGTTAGCAGGAACAAAATTAAAAAGGACTTGATCATGAAAAAAACCATCCAAGCAGGAGGAGTGAATCCATCTG AAGGAAACCTCAGCCAACCACCCCCACATGCAGATCTGATTGCAATCAATAACAGTCATATATCTAATGAAGTGGTAACAGAATGTGACGTCGATGGCAACCTCGATATGTCTTGGACACAGGCCCCACCTCCAGCGCCAGTCCGACAAGCCTCACAGTGTCCAG CTCAACAGGATAACTTCCCTCAGCATTGGGATACCAAGCCAGCCACCACTTCTGTCCGCCTCCACCTTATCCATCCAGGAAGCTCAGAGTATAATGAAGTCCAAGGCCTGTTTCGGAATACTTGTCCAGACAAGGAAATTGAAAAA ATTGAAAGGGTCCAGAACCCAAACTTGTGGAAAAGCTTCCAGAACAAGAAACAAGAAATCAAGGTAAAAAATGATGGCGTGATCAATGAGAGACGTCTTTTCCATGCAACCAGTCACACAACCATAGAACACATCAACAATGATGGGTTCAATCGGAGCTATGCTGGAGAAAATG ATGCACTGTATGGAAATGGGACCTACTTTGCAGTCAATGCCAGCTACTCTGCTGATGATGAATTCTCCAAGCCGGATGGCGAAGGGAGGAAGTTGATGTACTTGTGTCGTGTTCTGACTGGACACTTCACAAAGGGAGAACTAGGGATGAAAGAACCTCCATTTAAAGACGGTTCAGTGATTCGGCGCTACGATAGTACGACAAACGACCCATCTAATCCAACAGAGTTCGTAGTCTTCCGCGACTGTCAGGCGTATCCAGAGTACTTGATCACTTTCTTAAGGGCTTAG